In a genomic window of Rhinoderma darwinii isolate aRhiDar2 chromosome 10, aRhiDar2.hap1, whole genome shotgun sequence:
- the UBXN10 gene encoding UBX domain-containing protein 10, with the protein MASAPTGLNSAGTGDPLQRMHVTRPKSAKGRTRTTPHATTHNTESYSCRTSPTPRVSSARALSGPRTTQDDAPELLHQLPYRPPSSSLNRYRVLPSIGAVGGRDNAEQELVLKTSAMRLAPGVRDRHNAKTLYREQTKPHQSGGGTGSGQGRGNMADSAVKVQEPPSEQEPRLLLAVRSHSGQRFERFFRPWDTLYTVLAAAEEKTGTSCKDCSVETMEVPRRSFPDLSRTLQECGILNKSVLCIHRFGRD; encoded by the coding sequence ATGGCATCTGCTCCGACCGGCCTTAATTCCGCTGGCACAGGGGACCCCCTCCAGAGGATGCACGTCACTAGACCCAAATCTGCCAAAGGTCGCACCAGGACCACCCCGCACGCCACCACCCACAATACTGAGTCTTACTCCTGCCGCACGTCACCCACACCAAGGGTGTCGTCAGCGAGAGCCCTGTCCGGGCCCAGGACAACGCAGGACGATGCCCCGGAACTTCTCCATCAGCTTCCATACAGACCTCCGTCCTCCAGCCTCAACCGCTACCGAGTCCTCCCCTCCATTGGCGCGGTAGGCGGCAGGGACAACGCAGAGCAGGAACTGGTCCTTAAAACCAGCGCCATGAGGCTGGCCCCCGGCGTCCGCGATCGGCACAACGCCAAGACTCTGTATCGGGAGCAGACTAAGCCCCACCAGAGCGGGGGAGGGACGGGCAGCGGCCAGGGGCGAGGCAATATGGCGGACTCTGCAGTAAAAGTGCAGGAGCCGCCGTCCGAACAGGAGCCCAGGCTTCTCCTGGCCGTCCGGTCCCATTCCGGTCAGAGGTTTGAACGATTCTTCCGCCCCTGGGATACCCTGTACaccgtcctggcagcagcagaagAGAAGACGGGGACCTCGTGTAAGGACTGCAGCGTGGAGACGATGGAGGTGCCGAGGCGAAGCTTCCCAGACCTCAGCCGCACCCTACAGGAGTGCGGGATCCTCAACAAGTCCGTGCTCTGCATCCACCGGTTTGGAAGGGACTGA